A part of Periplaneta americana isolate PAMFEO1 chromosome 17, P.americana_PAMFEO1_priV1, whole genome shotgun sequence genomic DNA contains:
- the LOC138692904 gene encoding m-AAA protease-interacting protein 1, mitochondrial — MARYGFVLSMGTYMCKNTVVCDHWMNIGRFYYYSMIGMPCRSIYSISTTLNFTSSINVHLRMVKQDLKNKICSSKEDFRLHKHGVTCFHMGSDCNGRNATHSRAHQTSGLCRWYSDDRGPPRRKLPSLMDFPEIVWPSVIKTLRNWILANLIIKPYFDQEFGLPDFIYGSKQAVEYVSGCLSRGDFASLENMVTQDALQEVKRNLSTFSMLQRQELALLKDDIYFSFPYQIGVMFSDDDKNQQRFVEITMCYHVLQGLKDLTQQGITPPLNMGMLPEYRDKIFICNYRFIREFTKGVEDQWTVNVINHFKPSDYVS, encoded by the exons TGGGTACATACATGTGTAAGAATACAGTGGTATGTGACCATTGGATGAATATTggacgattttattattattcaatgatCGGTATGCCTTGTAGGTCAATATATAGTATTTCGACAACTCTTAATTTTACATCAAGTATAAATGTGCATCTGAGGATGGTGaaacaagatttaaaaaataagatATGTTCAAGCAAGGAAGATTTTCGTTTGCATAAACACGGTGTTACTTGTTTTCATATGGGGAGTGATTGTAATGGTAGGAATGCCACACACTCCAGAGCTCATCAGACTTCGGGTTTATGTCGGTGGTACTCTGATGATAGAGGACCTCCTAGAAGAAAGTTACCGAGTCTTATGGATTTCCCAGAAATTGTGTGGCCAAGTGTTATAAAGACACTCAGAAACTGGATACTAGCAAATCTGATCATTAAACCTTATTTTGATCAAGAATTTGGCCTTCCAGATTTTATTTATGGATCAAAACAG GCAGTAGAATATGTATCAGGATGTTTATCAAGAGGAGACTTCGCATCTTTAGAAAACATGGTTACACAAGATGCGCTgcaagaagtgaagagaaatttaTCAACTTTTTCAATGCTTCAGCGACAAGAACTGGCTCTATTAAAGGACGATATTTACTTCTCTTTCCCATATCAAATTGGGGTTATGTTCAGTGATGATGATA aaAATCAGCAAAGATTTGTAGAAATAACAATGTGCTATCATGTGCTGCAAGGACTAAAGGATCTGACACAGCAAGGAATAACACCACCTTTGAATATGGGGATGTTGCCAGAGTAcagagacaagattttcatttgtAATTACCGATTCATCAGAGAATTTACTAAAGGTGTAGAAGACCAGTGGACTGTGAATGTCATCAATCATTTCAAACCGTCAGATTATGTTAGTTAA